In Shinella sp. XGS7, a single genomic region encodes these proteins:
- a CDS encoding TonB-dependent siderophore receptor, translating to MSERSRIPFSLSPLLLALATGGALAQAAAAEASKRLAPVQLQGQAARPADGLQGPQSTASRLDLSPLEIAASLETLEVARLRARGDAAVSELVGRATGISAMASPGSGSTYASRGFSGNDSVAQAEDGLRMATASGTQSGPSDSWGYERIELLRGPASVLFGDGAIGGLLNLVRKAPQRQARTELEAGLGSEGEYRLGLGLNRPLSERTALRLDALVKGGDGAMARGEHRQRKLMSSWRWEPSQALRLDLSLDVHRERPGAYFGTPLKPDGSLWRELRRENYNVEDALWRMDQERARVRLDWQLAPELSLRSQAYRFLADRRWRNLEEYAATADGRQIQRQGYLGIAHQLRQSGLRSELQGRAGAAGQLQWVAGVELTRLDFEHANDLYDYDTVTRVPLQDFDPGRYVVREPVLPRQRSEMRQHALFLEGDWQPLAGWHLAAGLRQDRSRVEREVLSPKPDAWSGRFSPDSWRLGLVFQPDAAQSLYAQYSSGSDPVGTIATLSKANRELRPTEGRQFELGYKRAGRSLEWSAALFQIRKEHILTRNPERPSESVQGGSQRSRGLELSARWLPAPAWRVDANASWLQARYLALSSMVNQQLVSYAGNRAANAPERQANLWLGYQQPAWEAGLGLRHVGLRYTGASNSRSMPAYTVLDASLGWRLSERSRLRLQLRNLGDKLYASSAYTDSQVLLGRPRSADLVLEQRFE from the coding sequence ATGTCCGAACGCTCCCGCATTCCCTTTTCCCTCAGTCCCCTGCTGCTGGCCCTGGCCACCGGCGGCGCCCTGGCCCAGGCCGCGGCCGCCGAAGCCTCCAAGCGCCTGGCCCCGGTGCAGCTGCAGGGCCAGGCGGCCCGCCCCGCCGACGGCCTGCAGGGGCCGCAAAGCACGGCCTCGCGCCTGGACCTGAGCCCGCTGGAGATTGCCGCCAGCCTCGAGACCCTGGAGGTGGCGCGCCTGCGCGCCCGGGGCGATGCCGCGGTGTCCGAGCTGGTGGGGCGGGCCACGGGCATCAGCGCCATGGCCTCGCCGGGCTCGGGCAGCACCTATGCCAGCCGCGGCTTCAGCGGCAATGACTCGGTGGCCCAGGCCGAGGACGGGCTGCGCATGGCCACGGCCTCGGGCACCCAGTCCGGCCCCTCGGACAGCTGGGGCTATGAGCGCATCGAGCTGCTGCGCGGCCCGGCCTCGGTGCTGTTTGGCGACGGCGCCATCGGCGGCCTGCTCAATCTGGTACGCAAGGCGCCGCAGCGCCAGGCCCGCACCGAGCTGGAAGCGGGCCTGGGCAGCGAGGGCGAGTACCGCCTGGGCCTGGGCCTGAACCGCCCCCTGAGCGAGCGCACGGCCCTGCGCCTGGATGCGCTCGTCAAGGGCGGCGATGGCGCCATGGCCCGCGGCGAGCACCGCCAGCGCAAGCTGATGAGCAGCTGGCGCTGGGAGCCCAGCCAGGCCCTGCGCCTGGACCTGAGCCTGGACGTGCACCGCGAGCGGCCCGGCGCCTATTTCGGCACCCCGCTCAAGCCCGATGGCAGCCTCTGGCGCGAGCTGCGCCGCGAGAACTACAACGTGGAGGACGCGCTCTGGCGCATGGACCAGGAGCGCGCCCGCGTGCGCCTGGACTGGCAGCTGGCGCCGGAGCTCAGCCTGCGCAGCCAGGCCTACCGCTTTCTGGCCGACCGGCGCTGGCGCAATCTGGAGGAATACGCGGCCACGGCCGATGGCCGCCAGATCCAGCGCCAGGGCTATCTGGGCATTGCCCACCAGCTGCGCCAGAGCGGGCTGCGCAGCGAGCTGCAGGGCCGGGCGGGCGCGGCGGGCCAGCTGCAATGGGTGGCCGGCGTGGAGCTGACGCGCCTGGACTTCGAGCACGCCAATGATCTGTACGACTACGACACCGTGACCCGCGTGCCCCTGCAGGACTTCGACCCGGGCCGCTATGTGGTGCGCGAGCCCGTGCTGCCGCGCCAGCGCTCCGAGATGCGCCAGCACGCGCTCTTCCTGGAGGGCGACTGGCAGCCCCTGGCCGGCTGGCATCTGGCGGCGGGCCTGCGCCAGGACCGCAGCCGGGTGGAGCGCGAAGTGCTGTCGCCCAAGCCCGATGCCTGGAGCGGCCGCTTCAGCCCCGACAGCTGGCGCCTGGGCCTGGTCTTCCAGCCCGACGCCGCGCAAAGCCTCTATGCCCAGTACAGCAGCGGCAGCGACCCGGTGGGCACCATCGCCACCCTGAGCAAGGCCAACCGCGAGCTGCGCCCCACCGAGGGTCGGCAGTTCGAGCTGGGCTACAAGCGCGCCGGCCGCAGCCTGGAGTGGAGCGCGGCCCTGTTCCAGATCCGCAAGGAGCACATCCTGACCCGCAACCCCGAGCGCCCCAGCGAGAGCGTGCAGGGCGGCAGCCAGCGCTCGCGCGGCCTGGAACTGAGCGCACGCTGGCTGCCCGCACCCGCCTGGCGGGTGGATGCCAATGCCAGCTGGCTGCAGGCGCGCTATCTGGCGCTGAGCAGCATGGTGAACCAGCAGCTGGTCTCCTATGCCGGCAATCGGGCGGCCAATGCGCCCGAGCGCCAGGCCAATCTCTGGCTGGGCTACCAGCAGCCGGCCTGGGAGGCGGGCCTGGGCCTGCGCCATGTGGGCCTGCGCTACACGGGGGCCAGCAACAGCCGCAGCATGCCGGCCTACACCGTGCTGGACGCCAGCCTGGGCTGGCGCCTGAGCGAGCGCAGCCGCCTGCGCCTGCAACTGCGCAATCTGGGCGACAAGCTCTACGCCAGCAGCGCCTACACCGACAGCCAGGTCCTGCTGGGCCGCCCGCGCAGCGCCGATCTGGTGCTGGAACAGCGCTTCGAGTGA
- a CDS encoding MgtC/SapB family protein, with protein MPDLEQLLRYWALGQWQANLLVLMHLLGAMVLGLILGYERAYHGRAAGMRTYALVCMASCAVTVLVAYPQQWFGGQLSGLAPPFTDPTRVIQGVVTGIGFLCAGVIMREGMNISGLTTAASIWAAAALGIVVGMGFYFAAITLTLLCAALMMWGAKLEARLPSHPAIAVTLRGTPERRFQQAELAEFAERLGYRFAPGSLSIEHRAGHEEWRFVCTARRNYKDQTLSRFASRLGELPGVAEYRITHARN; from the coding sequence ATGCCCGATCTGGAACAGCTGCTGCGCTACTGGGCCCTGGGCCAGTGGCAGGCCAATCTGCTGGTGCTGATGCACCTGCTGGGCGCCATGGTGCTGGGCCTGATCCTGGGCTATGAGCGGGCCTACCACGGCCGCGCCGCGGGCATGCGCACCTATGCCCTGGTCTGCATGGCCTCCTGCGCGGTGACGGTGCTGGTGGCCTACCCCCAGCAATGGTTCGGCGGCCAGCTCAGCGGTCTGGCCCCACCCTTCACCGACCCCACGCGGGTGATCCAGGGCGTGGTCACGGGCATCGGTTTTCTGTGTGCCGGCGTCATCATGCGCGAGGGCATGAACATCTCGGGCCTGACCACGGCCGCCTCGATCTGGGCCGCGGCGGCCCTGGGCATCGTGGTGGGCATGGGCTTCTATTTCGCGGCCATCACCCTGACCCTGCTGTGCGCCGCCCTGATGATGTGGGGCGCCAAGCTGGAGGCCCGCCTGCCCTCGCACCCGGCCATTGCCGTCACGCTGCGCGGCACACCCGAGCGGCGCTTTCAGCAGGCCGAGCTGGCCGAGTTTGCCGAGCGCCTGGGCTACCGCTTCGCGCCCGGCTCCCTCAGCATCGAGCACAGGGCCGGCCATGAGGAATGGCGCTTCGTCTGCACCGCCCGGCGCAACTACAAGGACCAGACCCTGAGCCGCTTCGCCAGCCGCCTGGGCGAACTGCCCGGGGTGGCCGAGTACCGCATCACGCACGCGCGCAACTGA
- a CDS encoding PilZ domain-containing protein yields MNALMDSPSPTPGQPPQGPQRRRHERVEFFLVPVAREQIPVWVIKPASQAEAAGGVVLDLSERGIRVLTRAEQPLAGTLYEVRLLLGEDEGVPQFSGRVRRVWSQAQGSLGLCSGFEFSEPDSAAEQFLRHHLALPGAQRPRWVRCVLFEHVSEGVWQPTPTSLE; encoded by the coding sequence ATGAACGCCTTGATGGATTCGCCCTCGCCCACCCCGGGCCAGCCCCCGCAAGGGCCCCAGCGCCGCCGCCACGAAAGGGTGGAGTTCTTTCTGGTGCCGGTGGCGCGGGAGCAGATCCCGGTCTGGGTCATCAAGCCTGCCAGCCAGGCCGAGGCCGCCGGCGGCGTGGTGCTGGACTTGAGCGAGCGCGGCATCCGCGTGCTCACCCGCGCCGAGCAGCCCCTGGCCGGCACGCTCTACGAGGTGCGCCTGCTGCTGGGCGAAGATGAGGGCGTGCCCCAGTTCAGCGGTCGGGTGCGGCGCGTGTGGAGCCAGGCCCAGGGCAGCCTGGGCCTGTGCAGCGGCTTCGAGTTCAGCGAGCCCGACAGCGCGGCCGAGCAGTTCCTGCGCCACCACCTGGCGCTGCCCGGCGCGCAGCGGCCCCGCTGGGTGCGCTGCGTGCTCTTCGAGCATGTGAGCGAGGGCGTCTGGCAGCCCACGCCCACCTCGCTGGAGTGA
- a CDS encoding long-chain fatty acid--CoA ligase, whose protein sequence is MSAVSVSSAAPTATLADLPSLAALLDWRLAQSPEGEAYRQFDRAAGQWRSLSWRATGERVLAHARALAALGLARGERVALLLPNGFETVCVDQAVLRQALVPVPMHAMDNPDSIAYVLADSGAALLVAQEARQWQQLRQSLAAQGLSLPALRRVVLLEGEADAADATDASAVPVQTLADWLASGASHAAPAAQPRAEELAALVYTSGTTGKPKGVMLSHGNVMSNVRATLARVPARADDVFLSFLPLSHTFERTAGYYLPIAAGCCVAFARSVAELSEDLRSQRPSILISVPRIYERVYSALQNKLAAAPLKAWLFAQAQAVGWRRFSRAQGLALEAGAPPAWLDALAWPLLSRLAAQPLQAQFGGRLRLAISGGAALSGTLARCILGLGLPILQGYGMTETSPVIAANGVDDNDPATVGRALDGVELRIGANQELLVRGPSVMQGYWNRPEDSAAAFSEGWLRTGDQAAIEGGRVRILGRVKEIIVTSTGEKIAPADLELAIQADGLFEQAYCFGDNRPFIAALVVLSRSGWASLAAGLGLDAQDPASLEAPAARAAALERIKGLTRSFPFYAQPRAVGLTLEPWSIESGLMTPTLKLKRKNLAAHFAQRIEALYRR, encoded by the coding sequence ATGTCTGCTGTTTCCGTCTCGTCCGCCGCACCCACCGCCACCCTGGCCGATCTGCCCTCGCTGGCGGCCCTGCTGGACTGGCGCCTGGCGCAAAGCCCCGAGGGCGAGGCCTACCGCCAGTTCGACCGCGCGGCCGGCCAGTGGCGCAGCCTGAGCTGGCGCGCCACCGGCGAGCGGGTGCTGGCCCATGCCCGCGCCCTGGCGGCGCTGGGCCTGGCGCGCGGTGAGCGCGTGGCCCTGCTGCTGCCCAATGGCTTCGAGACCGTGTGCGTGGACCAGGCGGTGCTGCGCCAGGCCCTGGTGCCCGTGCCCATGCACGCCATGGACAACCCGGACAGCATTGCCTACGTGCTGGCCGACAGCGGCGCGGCCCTGCTGGTGGCCCAGGAGGCGCGCCAGTGGCAGCAGCTGCGCCAGAGCCTGGCGGCACAAGGCCTGAGCCTGCCGGCGCTGCGCCGCGTGGTGCTGCTGGAAGGCGAGGCTGATGCTGCCGATGCCACCGATGCCAGCGCCGTGCCGGTGCAGACCCTGGCCGACTGGCTGGCCAGCGGCGCCAGCCACGCAGCCCCGGCCGCCCAGCCGCGCGCCGAGGAGCTGGCCGCCCTGGTCTACACCTCGGGCACCACGGGCAAGCCCAAGGGCGTGATGCTCAGCCATGGCAATGTGATGTCGAATGTGCGCGCCACCCTGGCCCGGGTGCCGGCGCGCGCGGACGATGTCTTCCTGTCCTTCCTGCCGCTTTCGCACACCTTCGAGCGCACCGCGGGCTACTACCTGCCGATTGCCGCGGGCTGCTGCGTGGCCTTTGCCCGCTCGGTGGCCGAGCTCTCGGAAGACCTGCGCAGCCAGCGCCCCAGCATCCTGATCTCGGTGCCGCGCATCTATGAGCGGGTCTACAGCGCGCTGCAGAACAAGCTGGCCGCCGCGCCGCTCAAGGCCTGGCTCTTCGCCCAGGCCCAGGCCGTGGGCTGGCGCCGCTTCAGCCGGGCCCAGGGCCTGGCGCTGGAAGCGGGCGCACCGCCGGCCTGGCTGGACGCCCTGGCCTGGCCCCTGCTGTCGCGCCTGGCGGCGCAGCCCCTGCAGGCCCAGTTCGGCGGGCGCCTGCGCCTGGCTATCAGCGGCGGTGCCGCGCTCTCGGGCACCCTGGCGCGCTGCATTCTGGGCCTGGGTCTGCCCATTCTGCAGGGCTATGGCATGACCGAGACCTCGCCCGTGATCGCCGCCAATGGCGTGGACGACAACGACCCCGCCACCGTGGGCCGCGCCCTGGACGGGGTGGAGCTGCGCATCGGGGCGAACCAGGAGCTGCTGGTGCGCGGCCCCAGCGTGATGCAGGGCTACTGGAATCGTCCGGAAGACAGCGCCGCCGCCTTCAGCGAGGGCTGGCTGCGCACCGGCGACCAGGCCGCCATCGAGGGCGGCCGGGTGCGCATCCTGGGCCGGGTCAAGGAGATCATCGTGACCTCCACCGGCGAGAAGATCGCGCCGGCCGACCTGGAGCTGGCCATCCAGGCCGACGGTCTCTTCGAGCAGGCCTACTGCTTTGGCGACAACCGGCCCTTCATCGCCGCCCTGGTGGTGCTCAGCCGCAGCGGCTGGGCCAGCTTGGCCGCCGGCCTGGGCCTGGATGCCCAGGACCCCGCCAGCCTGGAGGCGCCGGCCGCGCGCGCCGCGGCCCTGGAGCGCATCAAGGGCCTCACGCGCAGCTTCCCCTTCTACGCTCAGCCGCGTGCCGTGGGCCTGACGCTGGAGCCCTGGAGCATCGAGAGCGGGCTGATGACGCCCACCCTCAAGCTCAAGCGCAAGAACCTGGCTGCGCATTTCGCGCAGCGCATCGAGGCCCTGTACCGGCGCTGA
- a CDS encoding ATP-binding protein, translating to MFHLQSLELLHWDYCRRVSMPLDGSIITIAGPNGSGKTTLLDAMRTLLGLECSGGRTYKTYARHANAETAWLRALVDNRPRGRQNSSRPFASSLLYADQVTLACRIERQGGDWVRRYIMVDGVHEIEALTDKAEKDWLGIEAWKRRLEAAGLTRAIGRVLALEQGQTDRLCELSSKELLRLVFEVFGDQEVLDRYDQARSHQQQLMKEVEQATHELSHAQAQLSDLANRVNSYQQYQLRLKERERLATEVVPVLQWSEGRQRLAQQLRELHRQRLFASGDRRQMSAKRAELHALFEKVEAAKRRLQELESERKQARAAFDAAREAERPMELLAKREEELKTLAAVETDGAELSQRLEHLSSQQHALREAFTRQNDQSRKAQAAMDALSGQRLPPPPPEVSRFRKALDEAGIAHHVLADCIDIADETWRAAAEGFLRPSRWVVVLERSSDEGRAFGLAARERYRHYVVGDAESAPALPPKESLLAALNINAKLPGWLLRQLASIRCVKDTEAGAQYSKSSGGEWITQDAYYRDGRGGRSLWVEARDYQFGASALDSRRASLERELSRYDVELTRIAKEQAEVERQLKDAQKAAQGHKAAQELAERAAEFAEGRARLAGLRQARVEAAGRMAALDGEHDRALTQATRSERDYEAAQGGLKASEDNVLRGQREQEQRLQELRASARASREAGARFPASWVQPARIAQLRDEFENAKQAEIAMRHVQQELDTGLNKGTWETDVAVQERHARMSVSVLEQSTQLDDRRASNEMARIAAFNARERYIDVLRATVRRYKKNVQELGELAGVIAQAELPHLDNDDMVLAQAGLHVRFNFDGKGEVGLNDGEASGGQQVLKSLILLVALMKDDETPGGFVFIDEPFAHLDVRNIQLVGHFLRSTRAQYLLTTPITHNVEVFEPSEITLVTSKKPRGERWAPPIAVIQRRPEKSIYD from the coding sequence ATGTTTCATCTGCAATCGCTGGAGCTGCTGCACTGGGACTACTGCCGCCGCGTCTCCATGCCGCTGGACGGTTCCATCATCACCATCGCCGGCCCCAATGGCTCGGGCAAGACCACCTTGCTGGATGCCATGCGCACCCTGCTGGGCCTGGAGTGCTCGGGCGGCCGCACCTACAAGACCTATGCCCGCCACGCCAATGCCGAGACGGCCTGGCTGCGCGCCCTGGTGGACAACCGCCCGCGCGGGCGCCAGAACAGCTCGCGGCCCTTTGCCAGCTCCCTGCTCTATGCCGACCAGGTGACGCTGGCCTGCCGTATCGAGCGCCAGGGCGGCGACTGGGTGCGTCGCTACATCATGGTGGACGGGGTGCATGAGATCGAGGCCCTGACCGACAAGGCGGAGAAGGACTGGCTGGGCATCGAGGCCTGGAAGCGCCGCCTGGAGGCCGCGGGCCTGACCCGCGCCATCGGCCGCGTGCTGGCCCTGGAGCAGGGCCAGACCGACCGCCTGTGCGAGCTTTCTTCCAAGGAACTGCTGCGCCTGGTGTTCGAGGTTTTTGGCGACCAGGAGGTGCTGGACCGCTACGACCAGGCCCGCAGCCACCAGCAGCAGCTGATGAAGGAGGTGGAGCAGGCCACCCATGAGCTCTCGCACGCCCAGGCCCAGCTCTCCGACCTGGCCAACCGCGTGAACAGCTACCAGCAGTACCAGCTGCGCCTCAAGGAGCGCGAGCGCCTGGCCACCGAGGTGGTGCCGGTGCTGCAATGGTCCGAGGGCCGCCAGCGCCTGGCCCAGCAGCTGCGCGAGTTGCACCGCCAGCGGCTCTTCGCCTCGGGTGACCGGCGCCAGATGTCGGCCAAGCGCGCCGAGCTGCATGCCTTGTTTGAAAAGGTGGAGGCCGCCAAGCGCCGCCTGCAGGAGCTGGAGAGCGAGCGCAAGCAGGCGCGCGCGGCTTTTGACGCTGCCCGCGAGGCCGAGCGCCCCATGGAGCTGCTGGCCAAGCGCGAGGAAGAGCTCAAGACCCTGGCCGCGGTGGAGACCGATGGCGCGGAGCTGAGCCAGCGTCTGGAACACCTAAGCAGCCAGCAGCATGCGCTGCGCGAGGCCTTCACGCGCCAGAACGACCAGTCCCGCAAGGCCCAGGCCGCCATGGACGCGCTCAGCGGCCAGCGCCTGCCGCCGCCGCCGCCCGAGGTCTCGCGCTTTCGCAAGGCGCTGGACGAGGCTGGCATCGCCCACCATGTGCTGGCCGACTGCATCGACATCGCCGACGAGACCTGGCGCGCCGCGGCCGAGGGCTTTCTGCGCCCCTCGCGCTGGGTGGTGGTGCTGGAGCGCTCGTCGGACGAGGGCCGCGCCTTCGGCCTGGCCGCCAGGGAACGCTACCGCCACTATGTGGTGGGCGATGCCGAAAGCGCCCCGGCCCTGCCGCCCAAGGAATCGCTGCTGGCGGCGCTGAACATCAATGCCAAGCTGCCGGGCTGGCTGCTGCGCCAGCTGGCCAGCATTCGCTGCGTCAAGGACACCGAGGCCGGCGCCCAATACTCCAAGTCGTCCGGCGGTGAGTGGATCACCCAGGACGCCTACTACCGCGACGGCCGTGGCGGCCGCAGTCTCTGGGTGGAGGCGCGGGACTACCAGTTCGGCGCCTCGGCCCTGGACTCGCGCCGCGCCTCGCTGGAGCGCGAGCTCAGCCGCTACGACGTGGAGCTCACCCGCATCGCCAAGGAACAGGCCGAGGTGGAGCGCCAGCTCAAGGACGCGCAAAAGGCCGCCCAGGGCCACAAGGCCGCCCAGGAGCTGGCCGAGCGCGCCGCCGAGTTTGCGGAAGGCCGTGCCCGTCTGGCCGGCCTGCGCCAGGCGCGGGTGGAGGCCGCCGGCCGCATGGCGGCCCTGGACGGCGAGCATGACCGCGCCCTGACCCAGGCCACGCGCAGCGAGCGCGACTACGAGGCCGCCCAGGGCGGGCTCAAGGCCAGCGAGGACAATGTGCTGCGCGGCCAGCGCGAGCAGGAGCAGCGCCTGCAGGAGCTGCGCGCCAGCGCCCGCGCCTCGCGCGAGGCCGGGGCCAGGTTCCCCGCCAGCTGGGTCCAGCCGGCGCGCATTGCCCAGCTGCGCGACGAGTTCGAGAACGCCAAGCAGGCCGAGATCGCCATGCGCCATGTGCAGCAGGAGCTGGACACGGGCCTGAACAAGGGCACCTGGGAAACCGATGTGGCGGTGCAGGAGCGCCATGCGCGCATGAGCGTCTCGGTGCTGGAGCAGAGCACCCAGCTGGACGACCGCCGCGCCAGCAACGAGATGGCGCGCATTGCCGCTTTCAATGCCCGCGAACGCTATATCGATGTGCTGCGCGCCACGGTGCGCCGCTACAAGAAGAATGTGCAGGAGCTGGGCGAGCTGGCCGGCGTGATCGCCCAGGCCGAGCTGCCGCATCTGGACAACGACGATATGGTGCTGGCCCAGGCCGGCCTGCATGTGCGCTTCAACTTCGACGGCAAGGGCGAGGTGGGCCTGAACGACGGCGAGGCCTCGGGCGGCCAGCAGGTGCTCAAGAGCCTGATCCTGCTGGTGGCCCTGATGAAGGACGACGAGACGCCCGGCGGCTTTGTCTTCATCGACGAGCCCTTCGCCCACCTGGACGTGCGCAATATCCAGCTGGTCGGCCACTTCCTGCGCAGCACCCGCGCCCAGTACCTGCTGACCACGCCCATCACGCACAACGTGGAGGTTTTCGAGCCCAGCGAGATCACCCTGGTCACCAGCAAGAAGCCGCGCGGCGAACGCTGGGCCCCGCCCATCGCGGTGATCCAGCGCCGGCCCGAGAAGTCGATCTACGACTGA
- a CDS encoding lectin, with translation MQALIRHLALLPTLALAACATPSPPSPPPMSFFVTSASPGRGGDLGGLEGADAHCQALASAAGAGALRWRAYLSQASNLKNLQGEPAVHARERIGPGPWHNAQGQLIARTVDELHAPGFAGINRQSALSEHGKPIPGQVHDILTGSRPDGTAPSPLDADMSCRGWRSSADTAEDGSSQGALVGHHDRVSAIAEPWAGSWNSSHRTRGCSPARLAELGSGGLFYCFAQSPQPR, from the coding sequence ATGCAAGCCCTCATCCGCCATCTCGCACTGCTGCCCACCCTCGCGCTCGCCGCCTGCGCCACGCCCTCGCCACCGTCGCCACCCCCGATGAGCTTCTTCGTCACCAGCGCCAGCCCCGGCCGCGGCGGCGACCTGGGCGGGCTGGAGGGCGCGGACGCGCATTGCCAGGCTCTGGCCTCGGCCGCGGGCGCCGGTGCGCTGCGCTGGCGGGCCTATCTGAGCCAGGCTTCCAACTTGAAGAATCTGCAGGGCGAGCCGGCCGTGCATGCGCGGGAGCGCATCGGCCCCGGGCCCTGGCACAACGCCCAGGGCCAACTGATAGCCCGCACGGTGGACGAGCTGCATGCGCCGGGCTTCGCCGGCATCAATCGTCAAAGTGCGCTGAGCGAGCACGGCAAGCCCATCCCGGGCCAGGTGCACGACATCCTCACCGGCAGCCGGCCGGACGGCACGGCGCCCTCCCCGCTGGACGCGGACATGAGCTGCCGCGGCTGGCGCAGCAGCGCCGACACGGCCGAGGACGGTTCCAGCCAGGGCGCCCTGGTGGGCCACCACGACCGGGTGAGCGCCATCGCCGAACCCTGGGCCGGCTCCTGGAACTCCTCCCACCGCACGCGCGGCTGCAGCCCCGCGCGGCTGGCCGAGCTGGGCAGCGGCGGCCTGTTCTACTGCTTCGCCCAGTCACCCCAGCCGCGCTAG